Part of the Natronobacterium gregoryi SP2 genome, GCCGGACGAGAGACGAATCGCCGAACGCGAGTCGACGGACAACAGCCAGGACGTGACGATCGAAAACGACGGACTCGTTCGCTGGTTTCTCGAGACTGACGACGAACCGATCGTCCTCGTCAGAGATATCGTCACGAGTGTCGCGATCGTCGCCGCCATCGCCTTGTTGCTGTTCGCGATCAGTGGGGTATGGCCTCCACTCGTCGCCGTCGAGAGTGGCAGCATGGAACCGAGCATGGAGCGTGGTGACATGATCGTGGTCGTCGACGAAGAGCGGTTCGCCGGTGACGACCCCGTCGAGGGAACCGGCGTCGTCACCGTCGAGAACGGACAGGACGGCGGTCACGAGACGTTCGGCGAACCAGGTGACGTCGTTGTCTTCAGACCCGACGGGAGCGAGTTACAGACGCCCGTGATACACCGGGCACACTTCTGGGTCGAAGAAGACGAAAACTGGGTCGATACCAAAGCAAAAGAAGAGTACGTCGGCGGTGCGAGCTGTGACGACCTCCGAACCTGTCCCGCGAACCACGACGGGTTCGTGACGAAAGGCGACGCGAACAGTGGCTACGATCAGTACCAGGGTGGCGCCACGACGGACGTGGTCAAACCCGAGTGGGTCACTGGAAAAGCGACGCTCCGAATCCCGTGGCTCGGACACATCCGGCTACTCGTCGACGAGTTGCTTGCGAGCATCCTCGTTCCGTCCGCGACCATCGGTGCCACCGGAGCGACGGGAGCCGCGATTGCAGGCGCGGATATCGTGCGGACCTCGAGGATATCGGACTCATCTCCGAACGAACACTCGTGACTACTCCGCCTACGAACGACGGGTCGGACGCAGTCAGCAGTCAGCGACGTTGCGTTTCCGGGCGTGACCTCGAAGGGGAGAGCAAACGTTCGTCGAAACGACTTCACTCGCCCGAGCGGCGCAGATGTCGATCTCTTCTTCGAAGAGACACCAGGAGAGACCGATAAAGCCGATATCTGTAGTCAAAGCGGTGCCATGCGTTGGTGTACGGACAGGTCGTCATCCTCGTACGTCGTCGGTGGAGTCGGCGCCGTGGCAGTGATCAGCGTTCCCGTAGATGTCGGACTGCTCCTACTCGCTCGCGAGATTCGAACGAATCGAACCGATAGAACGAGCCGCGAATGGAGGCCATCAGTTCTCGAACCGCGCCTGGACGAACGGCTGAACGTCGTCGATGTCGGAGAGACGTGAATCCGAGAGGAGCACGGCCTCCGTCTCCTCGAGCGGGACCGAAAGGCTGATTTCTTTTGTCCGTCCGTATCGGCCCTTGGAGACGACGACGGCGTTGACGATTCCCAGCATGTCGAGTTCGCTGATGAGATCCGTCACACGGCGCTGGGTGAGCACGTCGGCGTCGATCTCTTCACAGAGACGCTTGTAGATGTTGAACACTTCGCCGGTGTTGATGCTGTGAACACCGTTTTTCTCGAGCAGGATGATCGCAAACAGGACGAGTTTACTCTGGGTGGGGAGGGTTCGGACGACTTCGACGACCCGATCGAGTTCGATCTTGTCCTGAGCCTGCCGGACGTGGTCTTCGACGATTGTCTCTGCCTGGGAGCGCTCGGCGAGTTCGCCCGCTGTCCGGAGCAAATCGAGCGCGCGGCGTGCGTCGCCGTGTTCCTGTGCCGCGAAGGCAGCACAGAGCGGAATCACGTCGTCAGAGAGCGCACTACCCTTGAAAGCGACGTCCGAGCGATGCTCGAGGATGTCCCGGAGCTGATTCGCGTCGTAGGGTGGGAAGACGATCTCTTCCTCCCCGAGCGAGGACTTGACGCGGGGATCGAGGAAGTCGGTGAACTTCAGGTCGTTCGAGATGCCGATGATCGACACCCGCGAGTTCTCGAGTTCAGAGTTCATCCGCGAGAGGTTATACAGCGTGTCGTCGCCACTTTTCTCGACGAGTTTGTCAATCTCGTCTAACATGATGACGACGACCCGCTCGTCGTAGTCGACTGCATCGAAGAAGACGCTGTAGACCCGATCGGTCGGCCAGCCAGTCATCGGAACCTCGTCGAACGACTCCTTGTCTTTCTCGAGCGTCTCGATTCGCTCTTGGACCGCTTGCCGGGAGTCGAACGGAGTCGACTCGAGCGGGTGGTCAGGTGGGAGCCGTGCGTCGGCCCGACTCTCGAGGTCGTGGTCGGACGCGGACGCGGGCTCGTCGTCATCCGAAAACGCACCGAGCGACCCCTTCGTTTCACCTGTATAATCGCCTGCCGTAGCTGTGGTATCGTCTTCAGTAGAAACAGAGGGGGAATCGTCCGTCGACGTGGATTCGACGTCCGCTGGTTCGAAGAGATCTCCCCCCGTTCCAGCCCCAGGCGCGTCGGGAGACGAATCGTCGTACTCCGCGAGGTCGTCGAGCAGGTCTTCCAGGGAGTCGATCCGTTCGTCGATCCGGGCCTGGTTTTTCTCGATAAATTTGTTCGCTAGCTGTGCGAGGACACGGTACTGCGTATCGGTTACCTCACAGTTGATGTACTCGACGTCACAGGGGACGCTGTACTTCTGGGAAGTGCTCTCGAGTTCCTTGCTGACGAACTTCGCGCTGGCGGTCTTTCCAGTTCCGGTCTTCCCGTAGATAAGAATGTTCGAGGGGGTTTCACCGCGGAGTGCGGCGACGAGAATCGTCGCCATCTTGTTTATCTGGTCGTTTCGGTGCGGTAGCTCGTGTGGCGTATAGGACGGGCGCAGGACTTCCTTGTTCTCGAAGATGGGCTCACCGCTGAGCAGGTCGTCGAACAGTCCTTGTTTTGGCTCGTCGTCGCCGAGGTCGGTCCCCTCGAGGTCAGTCGAGAACCCGTCGATTCCGTCGACGCCGACCTCGTTCGAGTCGGCCGCTTCCATATCTTCGTCTGACATTCGTCGTTCTAGCACCCCCTCGTTTCGGGTGGAATCTGGCCCGGAATTAGGAATACTGCGGTGTAGACGTTCTATTACAGCATATTTACGCAGTCGACAGTCTAACCCGGGTCCAGTTGATGCAAACGAAACAGAGGAACACGACGGTATTAAATTCTTCCCTTCGTTCATCACTGTTTTACCAGGTGCTGTATCACAGCATCGTGACGGCGTCCGGTGGTCGTCTCGAAAAACGGCAGTGCACAGCCAGGGACGGGTCCGTTTTGGATCGATTCGAGCAGGGAAGACGGTGTCGATCGGGCCATGATTTCGCGTCGACAGAGCGCGGAGTCACTTCGCGGGTGAATCCAAAGAGGGACTGGCGAGAACGAAGGGGGTAGGAGCGGTCGGCTTGTTGGCGGGCCCCAGAGGGAGTGAGTGGTGTTGGCACGACTTTAGTGTGAGTGTATTACCGTGAGAGCATATTACCGTGACTGCCGGGAAGCCCCCCACCCCTTCGTTTCAAGTGGAACTGTCCAACGGAGGGGTGGGGGGTGAGTCCCTCTTTCTAGAGGCGAATTTTTATTATACTGGGGGGAAAACAGTAACCGTAGCACTAGCAAATCCAATTATTTACTAGAGAAGTATTCTTTAGTTGCTAGATCGAACTAGATTAGCGTCTTTTAGCGTATCGAATTACTAGACTCTCGCTTTCTTCGAATTCAGCCGTCTCGCACTCGTCTCTCTCCACTCGAGTGGAAACTGAGGGGGAGATCCCTCACTCGGACCGTTCTCCATGGGTGGGGGATCGTTCGTCTCCAGTTGAAACAGAGGGGTGGGGGGTCTTGTCGATGCGAGGTAATTGCTACCCTGTCGAATGGGAGTTTGTATCACAATATCGCAACACGCTATCGGGGCTGGTCGGCAACATACGATCGGGGACCGGTCGGGGTGACGGACTCTCCGTCACCCTAATTAATACGGTATCTGGTAACTCCTCTCTTCAGGTTAGTTAACACGTCTGACGTAGGCTTAAGTGAGTTCAGTAAGTAGTTGGTTCAGATGCACCCCGCGGTGCTGGAGGGCCCCTAAGGATGGGACTGTTCACAGAACTCAAA contains:
- a CDS encoding S26 family signal peptidase; the encoded protein is MSGPDAGDSDGYDDQDRDSTASSSDTSEPDERRIAERESTDNSQDVTIENDGLVRWFLETDDEPIVLVRDIVTSVAIVAAIALLLFAISGVWPPLVAVESGSMEPSMERGDMIVVVDEERFAGDDPVEGTGVVTVENGQDGGHETFGEPGDVVVFRPDGSELQTPVIHRAHFWVEEDENWVDTKAKEEYVGGASCDDLRTCPANHDGFVTKGDANSGYDQYQGGATTDVVKPEWVTGKATLRIPWLGHIRLLVDELLASILVPSATIGATGATGAAIAGADIVRTSRISDSSPNEHS
- a CDS encoding Cdc6/Cdc18 family protein encodes the protein MSDEDMEAADSNEVGVDGIDGFSTDLEGTDLGDDEPKQGLFDDLLSGEPIFENKEVLRPSYTPHELPHRNDQINKMATILVAALRGETPSNILIYGKTGTGKTASAKFVSKELESTSQKYSVPCDVEYINCEVTDTQYRVLAQLANKFIEKNQARIDERIDSLEDLLDDLAEYDDSSPDAPGAGTGGDLFEPADVESTSTDDSPSVSTEDDTTATAGDYTGETKGSLGAFSDDDEPASASDHDLESRADARLPPDHPLESTPFDSRQAVQERIETLEKDKESFDEVPMTGWPTDRVYSVFFDAVDYDERVVVIMLDEIDKLVEKSGDDTLYNLSRMNSELENSRVSIIGISNDLKFTDFLDPRVKSSLGEEEIVFPPYDANQLRDILEHRSDVAFKGSALSDDVIPLCAAFAAQEHGDARRALDLLRTAGELAERSQAETIVEDHVRQAQDKIELDRVVEVVRTLPTQSKLVLFAIILLEKNGVHSINTGEVFNIYKRLCEEIDADVLTQRRVTDLISELDMLGIVNAVVVSKGRYGRTKEISLSVPLEETEAVLLSDSRLSDIDDVQPFVQARFEN